Proteins encoded in a region of the Pirellulales bacterium genome:
- a CDS encoding DUF3175 domain-containing protein, whose product MARKGVSPKGLGSAVRMVQYFINRSGKTLSASRKKELEKAKRLLQEKAAQEKGDDKRRAKRRTTKKPLQKKK is encoded by the coding sequence ATGGCCCGCAAAGGCGTGAGTCCCAAGGGGCTGGGATCGGCCGTGCGAATGGTGCAGTACTTCATCAACCGATCAGGAAAGACGCTCTCAGCCAGCCGCAAAAAGGAATTGGAAAAGGCCAAGCGGCTGCTGCAAGAAAAAGCTGCCCAAGAGAAGGGTGACGACAAGCGGCGGGCCAAGCGCCGAACCACGAAGAAACCTCTCCAGAAGAAAAAGTAG